In Rhizobiales bacterium NRL2, a genomic segment contains:
- a CDS encoding dihydroorotase (Catalyzes the reversible hydrolysis of the amide bond within dihydroorotate. This metabolic intermediate is required for the biosynthesis of pyrimidine nucleotides), whose product MTRTFDLIVSGGTLVNHEGEGAADIGITGGVIREIGDLGKADAGERIDASGLHVLPGVIDSQVHFREPGLEHKEDLQAGMDGAALGGVTAIFEMPNTTPSTTTADAIRDKLERAKGRAAVDHAFYVGAAVENVDDLAELERLPGVCGVKIFMGASTGNLLVPDDMNLLRALRVGRRRVAVHAEDEPRMNARQHFRTHDDPSSHPVWRDAQSALKATRRLIRLARIAGRRVHVLHVTTADEMGFLAANKDIATVEATPQHLTLKAETAYARLGTRAQMNPPIRSAAHRAGLWWALNQGVVDVIGSDHAPHTLEEKARPYPLSPAGMPGVQTLVPILLNHVARGRLSLARFVDLTSAGPNRVFGIAGKGRMARGYDGDLTLVDLKRKETIRDADMANRSGWTPFDGMRVTGWPVMTIVRGQVAMRDGELTSRDIGRPVRFQETL is encoded by the coding sequence ATGACTAGGACATTCGATCTGATCGTTTCGGGCGGCACGCTGGTCAATCACGAAGGTGAGGGCGCGGCCGATATCGGCATTACCGGCGGCGTGATCCGGGAAATCGGCGACCTCGGCAAGGCCGATGCGGGCGAACGCATCGACGCCTCGGGCCTGCACGTGCTGCCCGGGGTGATCGACAGCCAGGTGCATTTCCGCGAGCCGGGGCTGGAGCACAAGGAAGACCTGCAGGCCGGGATGGACGGCGCGGCGCTGGGGGGCGTCACGGCGATCTTCGAGATGCCCAACACGACGCCTTCGACGACGACCGCCGACGCCATCCGCGACAAGCTGGAGCGCGCGAAGGGCCGGGCGGCGGTCGATCACGCCTTCTATGTCGGCGCGGCGGTGGAGAATGTCGACGACCTCGCCGAACTGGAGCGCCTGCCCGGCGTCTGCGGCGTGAAGATCTTCATGGGGGCATCGACGGGCAACCTCCTGGTTCCTGACGACATGAACCTGCTGCGCGCGCTCAGGGTGGGGCGCAGGCGCGTCGCTGTGCACGCCGAGGACGAGCCGCGGATGAACGCCCGCCAGCACTTCCGCACCCATGACGACCCGTCGAGCCATCCCGTCTGGCGCGACGCGCAGAGCGCACTCAAGGCCACGCGGCGCCTGATCCGCCTCGCCCGGATCGCCGGACGGCGTGTGCACGTGCTCCACGTGACGACCGCAGACGAGATGGGTTTCCTGGCGGCCAACAAGGACATCGCCACGGTCGAGGCGACGCCGCAGCACCTGACGCTGAAGGCGGAGACGGCCTATGCCCGTCTCGGCACGCGGGCGCAGATGAACCCGCCGATCCGTTCGGCGGCGCACCGGGCGGGTCTGTGGTGGGCGCTGAACCAGGGCGTGGTGGACGTCATCGGCTCCGACCACGCGCCCCACACGCTGGAGGAGAAGGCGCGCCCCTATCCGCTGAGCCCGGCCGGCATGCCAGGCGTCCAGACCCTCGTCCCCATTCTGCTGAACCACGTGGCCAGGGGCCGGCTTAGCCTGGCGCGCTTCGTCGACCTGACGAGCGCCGGGCCGAACCGCGTCTTCGGTATTGCCGGCAAGGGCCGCATGGCCCGCGGCTATGACGGCGACCTGACCCTGGTCGATCTCAAGCGGAAGGAAACGATCCGTGACGCCGACATGGCCAACCGCTCCGGCTGGACGCCATTCGACGGCATGCGCGTGACCGGTTGGCCCGTCATGACGATCGTGCGGGGACAGGTCGCGATGCGCGACGGCGAATTGACGAGCCGGGATATCGGCCGGCCTGTCCGCTTCCAGGAGACGCTGTAG
- a CDS encoding FAD-dependent oxidoreductase, whose translation MKRTDIVIVGGGVIGSAIAWWLKAARGCDARVTVIEADPTYAQGATGRSLGSIRQQFSTPENILISRFGIDFIRQAGERLGVDGEDRPDVQFREGHYLFIATEAGAETLAANVRVQRATGAAVAMLTPAELADRLPWISTEGVAAAALGERDEGWLDAYALLRAFRAGAIHAGVEYVTDRADGLMRDGGRLTGVALSDGGELGAGIVVNAAGPWAGGLAATAGIDLPVWPRRRTVFTVTTPDPPVDPVLLIDPSGVYLRPEGAQFLTGSSPLPGQPDPDGGELEPDYSAFDDLIWPSLAHRAPCFERLRMTGAWAGFYDFNSFDQNAILGPHPEIGNLYFANGFSGHGLQQAPAVGRALAEWILDGRSHSLELGRFRYDRIPEGHPIVERGVI comes from the coding sequence ATGAAGCGGACGGACATCGTGATCGTCGGCGGCGGCGTCATCGGCTCGGCCATCGCCTGGTGGCTCAAGGCGGCGCGCGGCTGCGACGCCCGCGTGACGGTCATCGAAGCGGACCCGACCTACGCGCAGGGCGCCACCGGACGTTCGCTCGGCTCGATCCGCCAGCAGTTTTCCACGCCCGAGAACATCCTGATATCGCGCTTCGGCATCGACTTCATCCGGCAGGCCGGCGAGCGGCTGGGCGTCGATGGCGAGGACCGGCCCGACGTGCAGTTCCGCGAGGGGCACTATCTGTTCATCGCCACAGAGGCGGGCGCGGAAACCCTGGCCGCGAATGTCCGCGTCCAGCGGGCGACGGGCGCCGCGGTCGCAATGCTGACGCCCGCGGAACTGGCGGACCGGCTGCCGTGGATCAGCACCGAGGGGGTCGCGGCGGCGGCGCTGGGGGAGCGCGACGAAGGCTGGCTGGACGCCTACGCCCTGCTGCGGGCGTTCCGCGCCGGCGCGATTCACGCGGGCGTGGAATATGTGACGGACCGGGCCGACGGTCTGATGCGGGACGGCGGCCGGTTGACGGGCGTGGCTTTGAGCGACGGCGGCGAACTTGGCGCCGGTATCGTGGTCAACGCCGCCGGGCCCTGGGCGGGCGGGCTGGCCGCGACGGCAGGAATCGATCTCCCGGTGTGGCCCCGCCGGCGCACGGTGTTCACCGTGACCACGCCGGATCCGCCCGTCGATCCGGTCCTGCTGATCGATCCGTCGGGAGTCTATCTGAGGCCCGAGGGCGCACAGTTCCTCACCGGCTCCTCGCCCCTGCCCGGCCAGCCGGATCCGGACGGCGGCGAACTGGAGCCGGACTACAGCGCGTTCGACGATCTCATCTGGCCGTCGCTCGCCCACCGCGCGCCCTGCTTCGAGCGGCTGCGCATGACCGGCGCCTGGGCCGGTTTCTACGACTTCAACAGCTTCGACCAGAACGCGATCCTGGGACCGCATCCCGAAATCGGGAATCTCTACTTCGCCAACGGGTTTTCGGGGCACGGCCTGCAGCAGGCGCCGGCGGTCGGCCGCGCGCTGGCCGAATGGATCCTGGACGGGCGCAGCCACTCGCTCGAACTCGGCCGCTTCCGATACGACCGGATTCCGGAAGGACACCCGATCGTCGAACGCGGCGTCATCTGA
- a CDS encoding adenylosuccinate lyase gives MIPRYSRPEMTAIWSPENKFRIWFEIEAHATDAQAELGIVPKEAAKAVWERGGFEVERIDEIEREVKHDVIAFLTSLAEHVGDEARFVHQGMTSSDVLDTCLAVQLTQAADILLADIDALLAALKQRALEHKMTVKVGRSHGIHAEPTTFGVTLATFYAEFARNRERLVQARRDVGTCAISGAVGTFANIDPRVEEHVAEKLGLTVEPVSTQVIPRDRHAMFFATLGVIASSVERLATEIRHLQRTEVLEAEEYFSPGQKGSSAMPHKRNPVLTENLTGLARYVRAQVIPAMENVALWHERDISHSSVERMIGPDVTVTLDFALMRLANVVGNLVVYPERMKANLERLGGLIHSQRVLLALTQGGVSREDAYRLVQRNAMKVWDADGKADLLALLKADPEVSAAVSAAKLEAMFDLEYHLKHVDTIFARVFGES, from the coding sequence ATGATCCCCCGCTATTCGCGTCCCGAGATGACCGCCATCTGGTCGCCGGAGAACAAGTTCCGAATCTGGTTCGAGATTGAGGCCCACGCGACCGACGCCCAGGCCGAGCTCGGTATCGTACCGAAGGAAGCCGCGAAGGCGGTGTGGGAGCGGGGCGGCTTCGAGGTCGAGCGCATCGATGAGATCGAACGCGAGGTCAAGCACGACGTCATCGCGTTTCTGACGTCGCTGGCCGAGCATGTCGGCGACGAGGCGCGGTTCGTCCACCAGGGCATGACATCTTCGGACGTGCTCGACACCTGCCTGGCGGTCCAGCTCACCCAGGCGGCGGACATCCTGCTGGCCGACATCGACGCGCTGCTCGCCGCACTGAAGCAGCGTGCGCTGGAGCACAAGATGACGGTCAAGGTCGGCCGCAGCCACGGCATCCATGCCGAGCCGACGACCTTCGGCGTCACTCTGGCGACCTTCTACGCCGAGTTCGCCCGCAACCGGGAACGGCTGGTCCAGGCCCGCCGGGACGTTGGCACCTGCGCCATTTCCGGCGCTGTGGGCACCTTCGCCAATATCGATCCGCGGGTCGAGGAGCACGTGGCGGAGAAACTGGGGCTGACGGTCGAGCCCGTCTCCACGCAGGTGATCCCGCGCGACCGCCACGCCATGTTCTTCGCCACCCTCGGCGTCATCGCTTCGTCGGTGGAGCGGCTGGCGACCGAGATCCGCCATCTGCAGCGGACCGAGGTGCTGGAGGCCGAGGAATACTTCTCGCCGGGCCAGAAGGGCTCGTCGGCCATGCCGCACAAGCGCAATCCGGTGCTGACCGAGAACCTGACCGGTCTCGCGCGCTATGTCCGCGCCCAGGTCATTCCGGCGATGGAGAACGTGGCGCTCTGGCACGAACGCGATATCTCGCATTCCTCGGTCGAGCGCATGATCGGTCCCGACGTTACCGTTACCCTCGACTTCGCGCTGATGCGCCTGGCCAACGTGGTCGGAAATCTCGTGGTCTATCCGGAGCGGATGAAGGCGAACCTGGAGCGTCTCGGGGGACTGATCCATTCACAGCGCGTGCTGCTGGCCCTGACACAGGGCGGGGTCAGCCGCGAAGATGCCTATCGCCTGGTGCAGCGCAACGCGATGAAGGTCTGGGATGCCGACGGCAAAGCCGATCTGCTGGCCCTGCTGAAGGCCGACCCGGAAGTCTCGGCGGCCGTTTCGGCGGCAAAGCTGGAGGCCATGTTCGACCTCGAATACCACCTGAAGCATGTCGACACGATCTTCGCGCGGGTTTTCGGCGAAAGCTGA
- a CDS encoding drug:proton antiporter: MSETKDALVVFMPSGRRGRFAHGTPLLDAARSLGVYVESVCGGRGLCGRCQVTPTAGRFAKHKITSSPENLSAVGEVEARYTRRRALPADRRLSCQARIGGDLVVDVPTDSAVNKQIVRKRAETRHIDRDPAVCLMYVEVAEPDMANPSGDLDRLQQALAREWMVEGARLDAPLLPHLQKVLRTGGWKVTAAVHDDGAGPVIIGLWPELRQRAFGLAVDIGSTTIAAHLVDLMSGRTVASAGTANPQVRFGEDLMSRVSYVLMNPDGLPALTEAVRGAVSGLIDKVAAEANAGREDILDATFVGNPVMHHIFLGLDPTELGGAPFALAVSGPVALPAREIGVEIHPGARVYVLPCIAGHVGADAAAATLAEAPHRGEAITLLVDVGTNAEIVLGSRDRLLAASSPTGPAFEGAEISCGQRAAPGAIERVRIDPETLEPKIKVIGCDRWSDEPEFAVESPAVGVTGICGSGIVETIAEMFLAGIIDEDGVVDGAMLERSDRVISDGRTFSYVLWREGSVAVRVTQTDVRAIQLAKAALYAGVRLLMDRLGVETVDRIRLAGAFGSYIDPKYAMVLGLIPDCALDQVAAVGNAAGTGARMALLNRGHRREVEKLVRDVEKVETAMEPKFQAHFVNAMAFPNKAEPFPCLAEAVALPARSGPAAGDPPRRRGGRRRRTG; this comes from the coding sequence ATGAGCGAGACGAAGGACGCGCTGGTCGTGTTCATGCCCTCGGGCCGGCGGGGCCGGTTTGCCCACGGCACGCCGTTGCTCGACGCCGCCCGCTCCCTCGGCGTCTATGTCGAAAGCGTCTGCGGCGGACGGGGGCTCTGCGGCCGCTGCCAGGTGACGCCGACCGCCGGGCGTTTCGCCAAGCACAAGATCACCTCCAGCCCGGAAAATCTCAGCGCCGTGGGCGAGGTCGAGGCGCGCTACACCCGGCGCCGTGCACTGCCCGCCGACCGCCGGCTCTCCTGCCAGGCCAGGATCGGGGGCGATCTGGTGGTCGACGTGCCGACGGATTCCGCAGTCAACAAGCAGATCGTGCGCAAGCGCGCGGAGACCCGCCATATCGACCGCGACCCGGCGGTATGTCTGATGTACGTCGAGGTGGCCGAACCCGACATGGCCAATCCCAGCGGCGATCTCGACCGCCTGCAACAGGCGCTGGCGCGCGAATGGATGGTCGAGGGCGCGCGGCTGGACGCGCCGCTGCTGCCGCACCTGCAGAAGGTTCTGCGCACGGGGGGCTGGAAGGTCACCGCGGCGGTCCACGACGACGGCGCGGGACCGGTGATCATCGGTCTCTGGCCGGAACTGCGCCAGCGCGCCTTCGGGCTCGCCGTGGATATCGGCTCCACCACCATCGCCGCGCATCTGGTCGACCTGATGAGCGGCCGTACCGTGGCCTCCGCCGGCACCGCCAACCCGCAGGTGCGCTTCGGCGAGGACCTGATGAGCCGCGTGTCCTACGTGCTGATGAACCCGGACGGCCTGCCGGCGCTGACCGAGGCCGTGCGCGGGGCCGTCTCCGGCCTGATCGACAAGGTCGCGGCAGAGGCGAATGCGGGCCGCGAGGACATCCTGGACGCCACCTTCGTCGGCAACCCGGTGATGCACCACATCTTCCTCGGCCTCGATCCGACCGAGCTCGGCGGCGCGCCCTTCGCGCTGGCCGTCTCGGGTCCCGTCGCCTTGCCCGCGCGGGAGATCGGCGTGGAGATCCACCCCGGCGCGCGCGTCTACGTCCTGCCCTGCATCGCCGGTCATGTCGGCGCAGACGCCGCCGCCGCGACGCTCGCCGAGGCGCCGCATCGGGGCGAAGCGATCACCCTGCTGGTCGATGTCGGCACCAACGCCGAGATCGTCCTCGGCAGCCGCGACCGGCTGCTGGCGGCCTCATCGCCCACCGGGCCGGCCTTCGAAGGCGCGGAGATATCGTGCGGCCAGCGTGCGGCGCCTGGCGCCATCGAGCGCGTCCGCATCGACCCGGAGACGCTGGAGCCGAAGATCAAGGTCATCGGCTGCGACCGCTGGTCCGACGAGCCCGAATTCGCCGTGGAGAGCCCGGCGGTCGGCGTCACCGGCATCTGCGGCTCCGGCATCGTGGAAACGATCGCGGAGATGTTCCTCGCCGGCATCATCGACGAGGACGGCGTGGTCGACGGCGCAATGCTCGAACGCTCCGACCGCGTCATCTCGGACGGCCGCACCTTCAGCTACGTGCTCTGGCGCGAAGGCAGCGTGGCGGTGCGCGTGACCCAGACCGACGTCCGCGCCATCCAGCTCGCCAAGGCCGCGCTCTATGCCGGCGTGCGGCTGCTGATGGATCGCCTCGGCGTGGAAACCGTCGACCGCATCCGGCTGGCCGGCGCCTTCGGCAGCTATATCGACCCGAAATACGCCATGGTGCTGGGACTCATACCCGACTGTGCGCTGGACCAGGTGGCGGCGGTCGGCAACGCCGCCGGCACCGGTGCGCGCATGGCGCTGCTCAACCGCGGCCATCGCCGCGAGGTCGAGAAGCTGGTGCGCGACGTGGAAAAGGTCGAGACCGCGATGGAGCCGAAGTTCCAGGCCCATTTCGTCAATGCCATGGCCTTCCCCAACAAGGCGGAGCCCTTTCCCTGCCTGGCCGAAGCGGTCGCCCTGCCCGCCCGCTCGGGACCGGCGGCTGGCGATCCGCCCCGGCGACGCGGCGGCCGCCGCAGGCGCACCGGCTGA
- a CDS encoding transcriptional regulator — protein sequence MTPRPGTPVRGSTTGRPVMALLDLLGQRWVLRILWELRNGPLTFRALRASCDDVSPTVLNGRLKSLREMGIVRPGDDGYEMTAMGEELGRQLRGLSEWAERWAEALNADGSTP from the coding sequence GTGACCCCAAGACCCGGAACGCCCGTCCGCGGCTCGACCACCGGCCGCCCCGTCATGGCTCTGCTGGACCTGCTGGGCCAGCGTTGGGTGCTGCGCATCCTGTGGGAGCTGCGAAACGGTCCTTTGACCTTCCGGGCGCTGCGCGCCAGTTGCGACGACGTTTCGCCGACAGTGCTCAACGGCCGCCTGAAATCGTTGCGCGAAATGGGGATCGTCCGGCCGGGCGATGACGGCTACGAGATGACCGCGATGGGCGAGGAGCTTGGCCGGCAGCTGCGCGGTCTGTCAGAATGGGCGGAGCGCTGGGCCGAGGCCCTGAACGCGGACGGGAGTACGCCATGA
- a CDS encoding pyridoxal kinase, with product MAILSISSQVAKGHVGNSATAFALRRLGHEVWDVPTVVLSHHPGHAKPEGLAVPPDTLAAMVRSVLARGRPSAVFSGYLAEAANGETVAETVETLRRDGPTPYVIDPILGDADTGVYVRDGVEAVIRERLLPLADVVLPNCFELGLLAEMEIGRTEDALAAARSLIAKGPRAVICTSAPAETGRVAVLVVTSDRAWRLEMPTVPDAPNGTGDLFAGVFMARWLEGMKLQEAAGHAAGAVHAVVAWSKAVGDEDLALVVAQSALADPPSLPGIEVL from the coding sequence GTGGCGATCCTGTCCATCTCCAGCCAGGTCGCGAAGGGCCATGTGGGCAATTCGGCAACCGCATTCGCGCTCCGCCGGCTGGGCCACGAGGTCTGGGACGTGCCGACGGTGGTCCTGAGCCACCATCCCGGCCACGCGAAGCCGGAAGGGCTGGCCGTGCCGCCGGATACCCTGGCTGCGATGGTCCGTTCCGTGCTGGCGCGCGGCCGGCCTTCGGCGGTCTTCTCGGGCTATCTGGCGGAGGCGGCGAACGGCGAGACAGTGGCGGAGACCGTCGAGACCCTGCGCCGCGATGGCCCGACCCCCTATGTGATCGACCCGATCCTCGGCGACGCCGACACCGGCGTCTATGTCCGCGACGGCGTCGAGGCGGTGATCCGGGAGCGGCTTCTGCCGCTGGCCGACGTGGTGCTGCCAAACTGCTTCGAGCTGGGCCTGCTGGCGGAGATGGAGATCGGCCGCACGGAAGACGCGCTGGCCGCCGCGCGGTCGTTGATCGCGAAGGGCCCAAGGGCGGTCATCTGTACCTCGGCGCCGGCGGAGACGGGGCGGGTGGCCGTTCTGGTGGTGACATCCGATCGGGCGTGGCGGTTGGAAATGCCGACCGTGCCGGACGCGCCCAACGGCACGGGCGACCTGTTCGCCGGTGTGTTCATGGCGCGCTGGCTGGAGGGGATGAAGCTGCAGGAAGCGGCGGGTCACGCCGCCGGCGCGGTCCATGCGGTGGTCGCCTGGTCGAAGGCTGTCGGCGACGAGGATCTCGCCCTCGTGGTCGCCCAGTCGGCCCTGGCCGACCCGCCGTCATTGCCGGGCATCGAGGTGTTGTGA
- a CDS encoding malyl-CoA thiolesterase, which translates to MAANVRPRRSVLYMPGSNARALEKAKSIPADALILDLEDAVSPDAKAQAREQVCKAIADGGYGKREMIIRINGLDTPWGADDMDAVSKAGPDAILVPKINDAATVEKLVEAMDEAGAPAATALWCMMETPIGILNAKEIAAASSRVAVWVMGTNDIAKDTGAQHTADRLPMITSLGLCMLAARAYGIQILDGVYNDIKDEEGFRAICRQGLELGFDGKTLIHPSQVGPCNEVFSPTEAQLESAARIVAGFEEAQREGKGVVTVDGRMIENLHVEQAKKQLAMAEAIKELQAA; encoded by the coding sequence ATGGCTGCCAACGTCCGTCCCCGCCGCTCGGTCCTCTACATGCCGGGCTCCAACGCCCGCGCGCTGGAGAAGGCGAAGTCCATTCCCGCCGATGCGCTGATCCTCGACCTGGAGGACGCGGTATCGCCGGACGCGAAGGCCCAGGCGCGCGAGCAGGTCTGCAAGGCGATCGCCGACGGCGGCTATGGCAAGCGCGAGATGATCATCCGCATCAACGGTCTCGACACGCCCTGGGGCGCCGACGACATGGACGCCGTTTCCAAAGCCGGCCCGGATGCGATTCTGGTGCCGAAGATCAACGACGCGGCGACGGTCGAGAAGCTGGTGGAGGCCATGGACGAGGCCGGCGCGCCGGCGGCCACGGCGCTGTGGTGCATGATGGAGACGCCGATCGGCATCCTGAATGCGAAGGAGATTGCCGCCGCCTCCAGCCGCGTTGCGGTCTGGGTCATGGGCACCAACGACATCGCCAAGGATACCGGCGCGCAGCACACGGCCGACCGCCTGCCGATGATCACCTCGCTGGGTCTGTGCATGCTGGCGGCGCGCGCCTATGGCATCCAGATCCTCGACGGCGTCTACAACGACATCAAGGACGAGGAAGGCTTCAGGGCGATCTGCCGCCAGGGCCTGGAACTCGGCTTCGACGGCAAGACCCTGATCCATCCCTCCCAGGTCGGGCCCTGCAACGAGGTCTTCTCGCCGACCGAGGCGCAGCTGGAGAGCGCGGCGCGCATCGTCGCCGGCTTCGAGGAAGCCCAGCGCGAAGGCAAGGGCGTCGTCACCGTCGACGGCCGCATGATCGAGAACCTGCATGTCGAGCAGGCGAAGAAGCAGCTCGCCATGGCCGAAGCCATCAAGGAGCTGCAGGCGGCCTGA